The following are encoded together in the Juglans microcarpa x Juglans regia isolate MS1-56 chromosome 2D, Jm3101_v1.0, whole genome shotgun sequence genome:
- the LOC121250947 gene encoding nuclear transcription factor Y subunit A-3-like, translating to MTHSAVPFPSWWNPDEQKFLSSLSKNASMKAGSPPQLCHDAKHLGLQLADQESSTIQLTGQSRHKVDIMGGSNCQDQCVSSESDGDGSCVKHIVEGQMKPVYLLNNPDIIINPSQISHHHSMARVPYTYAEPCFSGLLTNYGPQTIIQPQMVGIAPTRVPLPLDLMDDGPIYVNPKQYHGILRRRQSRAKLEAQNKVVKTRKPYLHESRHRHALNRVRGSGGRFVSVRKLQNPDSAATSNTHCSSDCVDLHRSKKMSELHSHQFETGQDVASLTTCSDIKHVSNSNGNGSFRRFSRPMQCNCNGGLVSGGTQHSASVVL from the exons ATGACCCATTCTGCTGTTCCTTTCCCTTCGTGGTGGAATCCAGATGAACAGAAATTTCTGTCATCTTTATCCAAAAATGCAAGCATGAAAGCGGGCTCTCCACCACAACTTTGTCATGATGCAAAGCATTTAGGTCTCCAACTAGCAGACCAGGAATCGTCCACAATTCAGTTGACTGGTCAATCTCGCCATAAAGTGGATATTATGGGAGGGAGCAATTGTCAAGATCAATGTGTTTCATCTGAATCTG ATGGAGATGGAAGTTGTGTCAAGCACATCGTGGAAGGTCAAATGAAGCCGGTTTACTTGTTGAATAATCCAGATATCATAATCAATCCTTCACAAATCTCTCATCACCATTCAATG GCTCGAGTTCCATATACTTATGCTGAGCCATGCTTTAGTGGATTATTGACTAATTATGGACCACAAACTATT ATTCAACCCCAGATGGTGGGGATAGCACCCACACGAGTTCCACTGCCACTTGATCTCATGGACGATGGACCCATTTATGTCAATCCAAAACAGTACCATGGAATCCTCAGAAGGAGACAATCACGTGCAAAGCTTGAGGCTCAAAACAAAGTTGTCAAAACTAGAAAG CCTTATCTTCACGAGTCTCGGCATCGTCATGCGCTAAATAGGGTAAGGGGATCTGGTGGACGCTTCGTTAGCGTAAGAAAGCTCCAAAATCCTGATTCGGCCGCCACTAGCAACACTCACTGCTCCTCAGATTGTGTTGACTTGCATCGAAGTAAAAAAATGTCTGAGCTTCATAGTCATCAATTTGAAACTGGTCAAGATGTTGCTTCCCTTACCACCTGCTCTGACATCAAGCATGTCTCCAATAGCAATGGTAACGGTAGCTTTAGGAGGTTCTCTAGACCCATGCAGTGCAATTGCAATGGAGGCCTTGTGTCTGGAGGCACCCAGCACAGTGCTTCAGTCGTCCTGTGA